The nucleotide window CATAAtctagttacatgaacttacctcgataaacaTTTGTATATAAGGatctactaatccgatactttttgttttccttgatccGACTCCGTACTAGGACTATccaaatctatataaatgaatttaacatcaatttaatccatttcatactcaatttaattcaattcacacccTAGGCAGAATTACCATACTTTCCACAAAtgatgatttcgtccctaggctcgaaaaatgaaatttgtgtaatttaatccttattccaagcctaactgatttttacatataacatttacagcattatatttcataaaaattataaattttccatgaattttacatctttacaatttagacctaaatcacaatttcatgaaaattcactttacaaaagttatttatctatcaacaacctttcaatttctaccataaatttcaaattttcatcttattcatccataaaaaattttaatactttgataactttacaaattgatccccaaaatagatagattaagttattacgatctcgaaaatatgaaaattacttAAAACGAGACATGATTACCtacctaattaagcttgcttGATTTTATTTCTCTTTCTACAGTTTCTATAGAATTTGGGTAAAAGattatataaaatgataatactttttatttaattaagataTCATCTTTTACTCTCtctttttccaatttagtccttttctttttctaattttccatggatgaatcatcaaaaatatctactaacttcttttaatggtctaatgaccatataaggacctcaaattttgaattccatagctatttgatacttgtagctactagaactcaacttttgcattttatgcaatttggtcctttctaggGGTGTtcattcggttaaccgacccgaaatatcattaactgaattaactaacctttcaaaatttttaaccgttaaccaaaacgaatttttttcaaaaaaattaaccgaatcGAAATTTTTCAGTTAAtttggtcggttaaccgaattaaccgaaaattatatttttttatttttggttaaaaattaacagaattaaaagaattaactgaattaaccgatcacccgaattaaccgaattgaatcactacataattaaaaacattacataagtctttgaatcactacataattaaaaatattacataAGTCTATGAATCACTACATAAATAAAAACATTACATAAGTCTTTGACTCACTACATAATTAAAACATTACATAAGTCTTGAAAttaacacataattgaaatgtaagTCTTTAATATTTTCCATTTGTATCATTTTCTTCTCTCCAAAAGATCTCCTTTTGCATTAAATCTACAAAAAAAATATGTAcaacaatttaacatataatagaaatatcaaatatatgcatttaataaaaatcaaataatataaacaaatgAAGCAGATTATAAGTTAACAAAAATAAGATAGTAAGCATACCCTTCAACTCACGAAAGCTCATGAATTTAGGGTAGGCTCTGATGCATTCCAAGAAAAGTCTAAACATTGAATCAAATAAATAAGTAGCGGTGATAtgataaaaaaattgaaactattaaaataaaacaataaatataccATTTTCAATCTTGTCAAGCTCTTGGATTTGTTCTTCAATCTTTTTGATGTCTTCTTGTGATGATGATTTTCGAATCCAATCTTGAGTACACACAAGAGCTTGTACTATTTTAGGAGTTAAAGAACTCCTATATTGATCAATCGCACGTCCCCCGGTGCTAAATGCAGACTTTGAAGCAACCGTAGAAACCGGTATAGCTAACACATCTCTGGCCATTTTTGAAAGAGTGGGAAATCTAGGGCTATTCACTTTCCACcacaataaaatatcaaaatattcaaCAAATTCCTCATTAGCCTCAGCTAGATATTTATCCAACTCAAATGTTTTATCCTCACCACAAATTTCCAACTCACGTTTTTTATACAAAGCTTGCATTCGCCTTTTCATTTTTTGTTGTGGTTCACCGAGAGAAACATGTGTTGACACACTCGATTGGCTACAAGTACTATGAAGTGAAGGATTATACTCATCAAACAATTCATACAAAGATTCCTTCAATTTTTGCATCATTTCAGAAGCTTTTTCAGAACTAGACATTTCACTAAGTGCAAATTCAAGATACTTTAGTTTTTGTCTAGGATCTAAAACACAAGAAACAAACATAAGCaaattcatcttatcaatatcaCCCCAATACTTATCACACTTCTCTTTCATCTTGATGGCCATAACATTGAAATCAACATTACTATTTAACTGAGCATCTCGTAAAAGAATATCAATTTCAGAAAGCTCATCAAAAAAATTATTGGATGTGACATATGAAGTGTCAGATATACGCAAAGTGACTTCATAAAAGTGTTCCAAGAAATCCCTCAAGTCTCTAACATTAGTCCAATCATCCATACTAGGCCAACCCTTTCTCCTTTCAAGTTCAACCCTAAAGTTTGTATCTTGCTCCTCAAATCTCTCAAAAGCTCTCTCAAAGTTCTGATCAGTGTCTAACATTAAGTAAGTCGAGTTCCACCTAGTACAAACATCAAGACACAACATCTGCTTGCACTCTATCTTTTCTACCACAACACACTCCTTAAGCTTTTGTAATCTAGCTGGAGATTGTCTCACATATCTAACAGCCCCCCTAACATGTTCAACAGATTTATTCATTTCCTTTAAGCCTTCAAAAACAATCAAATTCACAATGTGTGCCATGCATCTCATATGAATATATTTACCATTTTGAACTAAACCCCCTCGAGGGTTAAATCTCTTTATCAAATAACCAATAGCAACACCATTTGAACTTGCATTATCAACAGTAACAATAAACAACTTATCAATCCCTCAATTCAACAAGCATTTCTCAATCACCATCCCAATGGACCCACCCTTATGACTAGAAATTGGACAAAAGTttaaaatctttttattcaatttccagtCGTTATCAATAAAATGAGCAGTGGTACACAAATAATTAACTCTTTGTAAAGAAGTCCATGTGTCAGTAGTTAAGCAAACTCTAGAGTAAGAACTTCTCAAAAGTTGTTTTATCTTGACCCTTTCATCTAAATACAGTTGATAAACATCCCTAGTCATAGTAGTTCGTGAAGGAATATGAAACCTAGGACATGCCACAAACATAAATTTCTTAAAGCCTTCACTTTCAACAAACTTGAAAGGTAATTCATCAATCACAATCATTTGTGCTAATCCTTTCCTACATGCTTCTTGATCAAATCTCCAAGTTGAAATATGCCCTTCCCCCCTTCAACTCCCTTTCTAGGTAAAACTAGTTGTCCTTGAATAGTGTCAACAACATTACTAGGATTTTTCTTACATGAACCAATATGATATTTCAATGACCCTGTACCATTTTTTTATATATCACAATAAAATTCCTTTTGACAATAATTACATTTAGCCTTACTTGCACCCTCACTATTAATAATCTTAGTGAAGTGAGACCAAACTTCTGACCTTTGAGGAGTGGTTTTTCTTTTCCCAGTAGCCCCTTTTGTTTGGCTTGAAGCTCCAACTCCCGAATTTTCAGAATCTATCGAAGTAGGAGGTGTAACACTACCCTCAATAGATGTTAGTTCGATAGACATTTGcaagaaaaaaattatatataaattaaaatacatttataatattaaacatattttgaTGTTaagttttaaagaaataaattctGCTTTTATACATTTCTAGCATACAAGTTCTAGCATAAAAGTATGTACAGTGATAAAGACATGTTTCAAATGCACAGTGATACAAGAAATGTTTCAACATTTtgcattttagaaaaaaaaaacagcttTTATTGTTCATTCACCAAACACATTTTCCATGAACAAAACATTATAAAACAAATGCAGATTTCAAAAATAATGAATCCAGCTTGAATgatctatttttaaaaattaattgtttgcatagAAATTATTGAAGTATTGAAGCATTGGTTTTTAGGTTAATGATTTATCAGAAGGTTTAATAGCATTAGATAATTGAACTAACTTTGTTGCTGTAATTCACCAAAGTTATTGTTAAGTTTCAATCTTTAATATATTATTCTTTAGATTTTGACTTCACTTGTCTATGTTAAAAAAAATGGAATTTTGGGTTTGTAGGTAAATGTCTTTGTCTTTTGTACCAATCATACCCCACTTTTCCTTAGTTAATTGGCTCACTTTTACACTTCAAATTTACCCACCCAGTACCACAACAAATCTACACATTTTATCTACCCTAcccaatttaattatatatataatagtttcCAATATGAATTATTGGATTTATCATTGTAAATATATGTAATagtgtttattttttttattcatttaccAAGAAAATTAGCAATtaagcttttaattttgttttgcaACAATGAATAGAATAAAGATGAGGTGCAAAGGCAACAACTTGATTATAATACAAATGATCTTGTTTTAAAAAGCATATCGTGATGGAATAATATGTTTGtttgataataaaaaaaagaaaaagaaagatgaaatcaATGGATCTAAAAAAAGAATTAGTGGGAATTATAACAGGATGTGAACTAGAAGAGGACTTGACGAGAGAGAATAGGGATGTGGGTATTTAATATATTGATCTAAACAAATCAAAGTAAAAGGAAAAAAacagattaaagaagtaaaataaaagaaattgaaacagaGAAGTCACCGACAAGGAAGAGGCAGATCTTGGAGAAAGCCTTTTGAGATCgaaaatgaatggttgtgaaAGAGAACAGAGTGGTGGGGGGTAGAGCAGTCAAGCAAATGGTGGGTTGTAGAAGCTAGAGAAGAGGAGTCAGACTCAGTATCTGTATTAGAACATTAAGACAAACTAAAACATCACACATTCACACTATCTAGTATCTAATGTATCTGATAAAAGTTGAGATGAATACTAGAAATAGAAGTAGACGCCGGTGATGGATGGTGACCTGGTAGACGCCAGAGTGCCGGACGGAAGGTGGCTGGCCTGGTTCAATTAGGGATTTGGAGTTTAGGGGTTTCTTTTCCTTTCGCCTGTTCTCTGTTAACTACCGACTAATGTTGGGTTTACTTTAgacttttagttttagttttagatttttatttttatttattaaattaattgtaatttttaagattgggttgggttgggtaattcataattgggttgggttgggtagtTTGTGTAATTATGAATTGGGTAATTCAAATAATCTGATGTGGGTCTGTAGgattgcatgaaatgaattagGCCTATCTATATtagatatttttttattaattttttcggtTTAATCGAAAAAATTCAGTTAACCGACCGGTTTCaaaccgaattaaccgttaactgaaaaattaaaaaattattaatcgaCCCCCAACAGAAAAAATTTGGTTAACCGACTGATTAATCgaattcggtcggttaaccgaatttcttttggttttacccgaattttgcacacccctagtcctttctataattaaacatgaaatcaataaaattttcttatcgaaatTTTTCATACGTTATTCATATCATAAtgcaaaccatgcaataatattaaaataaattttctttctgactctgatttgtggtcccgaaaccattgtttcaatttcactaaaaacgagATGTTACAGAGACCATGAGGTAGAATAAGACAAAAATGGAAACGTTGGAAATGAAAAGAATGGTGGCAATGAGAAACCTCCAAATTGGAAGGGGAAACCCAATAATAAATTGAAAGAGCCAATGAAGTGCTTCTTTTGTGACAATTTGTATATGGTGAGGTACTATCCAAAACAATTCGTTCTTTTTTCCATCAAAGAGGAGGATGAGCTAGATAAAGTAATGATGAGTCTTGTTTCAATCATAGGTTGTGTCAAAGCGAAAAGGTTCAGAGAGTGAGAAAAAGCAAGTAGAGTGCTTCTTTTGTAGTGGTCTGCATAGGATATGGGATTGTATAGAGCGATTTAAACTGTCTATAATTAGTAAAAAAGAGAAAGCAAAGTCCAATGGGAATGAGGCCTTAAAGCTTGGATCAATGATACTTAATTATACAAAAACGAAGAGAAATCGTAAGCAAAAAAGGGTTGATGTATGTAGACATCAACATCACAAGTCAAAGAAAGAGTGCTCTTATTGATATGGGGGTATCAAACTTGTTTATATAGTAGAAAGTTGTGAAAAACTTGGTTTCTCGATTAGAAAATCGAACAAGATGATCAAGACTGTAAATTCTAAATAGTTCCAATTGTGGGAGTAACATAAGAAGTTAAGCTACAAATCAGTCAATGGAAAGATAATGAAGACTTTGAGGTAATTCACTTGGATGATTATGACTATGTTCTTGACTTGAATTTCCTTGATAAGATTAATTTTTTGTTGGTTCCTTTTGAAGATTGTATGTGCATATTGGATCCTCAACAACAATGAGTTGTGTCGGTGTGTCGGGACATAAAGGATGGGACCAAGGTACTAGTGACAATCTAGCTAGCCAAAGATGTTCATGGTGGAAAGAATATTGACTTAGTAGTAAAGGAATGCTACAAAAGACCCTCTTGGAAATGCTAGAGGGGCGACAAATTGATATAAAACCTGTTGAGTCATATGTGGGGCCACCACTTATGAAAGAGGTGGGTTGTGCATCAAACTTTAGGAGAAAAGTAGTGATGCAAACTGAGTAGTCGAATCAAGTAAATGCTACGATAGAGCGCGGTACATTTCAAACACTTATCTAGTGTTTTTCATTTTGACTTACCATTGGCTTGGCGAAGACACATGACCCTTTCAGATTTTTAAAGCAAGTAAGCCAAGGGGATTATAAACGAGAGTTAGCAGGAATACTCAAGGTTGACCCAATATTCAATGTGAGCATGCCAAAGCCTATTTGTGTGGATCAAGAGGATCACAATCGAGGCAAGTCACAATGTAGGGAAGTAAGAGCGTTGGGCTCTTGCAAACGAGATGTACCAAAGAGGAGTGAAACGGTTCGAGTTAGGAGACGATG belongs to Gossypium arboreum isolate Shixiya-1 chromosome 7, ASM2569848v2, whole genome shotgun sequence and includes:
- the LOC108477525 gene encoding zinc finger BED domain-containing protein RICESLEEPER 2-like; the encoded protein is MAHIVNLIVFEGLKEMNKSVEHVRGAVRYVRQSPARLQKLKECVVVEKIECKQMLCLDVCTRWNSTYLMLDTDQNFERAFERFEEQDTNFRVELERRKGWPSMDDWTNVRDLRDFLEHFYEVTLRISDTSYVTSNNFFDELSEIDILLRDAQLNSNVDFNVMAIKMKEKCDKYWGDIDKMNLLMFVSCVLDPRQKLKYLEFALSEMSSSEKASEMMQKLKESLYELFDEYNPSLHSTCSQSSVSTHVSLGEPQQKMKRRMQALYKKRELEICGEDKTFELDKYLAEANEEFVEYFDILLWWKVNSPRFPTLSKMARDVLAIPVSTVASKSAFSTGGRAIDQYRSSLTPKIVQALVCTQDWIRKSSSQEDIKKIEEQIQELDKIENGIFIVLF